In Erigeron canadensis isolate Cc75 chromosome 1, C_canadensis_v1, whole genome shotgun sequence, a single window of DNA contains:
- the LOC122608864 gene encoding probable protein phosphatase 2C 49, whose translation MVAEAVEIMCEKSTTTICSVQFNISVPKSDVVSPDSASLSIDLLSHQTVSCTLVDSSSTKFSPSIRSGSHTDIGPRRSNEDEHIRIDDLSKQLGALYQWPLPSSFYAVFDGHGGSEAASFLKDHAMKLFFMDSDLPQSSDIDDLFLQELIDSHCKAFLLADQALADECSISDYCGTTALTALILGKHLLIANAGDCRAVLCRNGLAIQMSEDHRPSYLEEKTRVEALGGFIEDGYLNGELAVTRALGDWYMKSPIGSESPLTAKPDVKQMVLTEDDEFLIIGCDGIWDVMSNQEAVGLVRRQLRLYDDPSQCARELVNQALHRDTCDNLTAIVVCLSSSGREVGRQRPRFRCNMTEEARERLRNLLEGN comes from the exons atggtTGCAGAAGCAGTAGAGATTATGTGTGAAAAAAGCACTACGACTATATGTTCTGTTCAATTCAATATTTCTGTTCCTAAATCCGACGTCGTTTCACCTGATTCCGCTTCCCTTTCTATTGATCTCCTTTCTCATCAG ACTGTGAGCTGTACCTTGGTGGATTCTTCTTCAACAAAGTTCAGTCCTAGCATTCGGTCTGGGAGTCATACAGACATTGGACCTCGTAGATCTAATGAAGACGAACACATTCGAATTGATGATTTATCTAAGCAGCTGGGTGCCCTTTACCAGTGGCCACTTCCAAGTTCATTCTATGCTGTTTTTGATGGTCACGGAGGCTCTGAAGCCGCATCCTTTCTTAAAGATCATGCCATGAAGTTATTCTTCATGGATTCTGATTTGCCACAATCTTCAGATATTGACGACTTATTCCTACAGGAGTTAATAGATTCTCATTGCAAAGCGTTTTTACTGGCTGACCAAGCTTTGGCTGATGAATGTAGCATCAGTGATTATTGCGGGACTACAGCTTTAACTGCTCTGATTCTCGGTAAACATTTATTGATAGCAAATGCTGGTGACTGCCGAGCAGTTCTTTGTAGGAATGGTCTGGCAATACAAATGTCAGAAGATCATAGGCCAAGCTACTTGGAGGAAAAGACAAGGGTTGAGGCTTTAGGTGGTTTTATCGAGGATGGCTACCTCAACGGCGAACTGGCAGTTACTCGAGCCCTGGGAGACTGGTACATGAAATCACCAATTGGATCTGAATCCCCTCTCACTGCTAAACCGGATGTGAAGCAAATGGTTTTGACCGAAGATGACGAGTTTTTGATTATCGGGTGTGATGGGATTTGGGATGTGATGTCAAATCAAGAAGCGGTTGGCCTTGTCAGACGTCAGCTGAGACTATATGATGACCCTAGTCAATGCGCTAGAGAGCTTGTTAATCAGGCTTTACATCGTGACACATGTGACAATCTTACTGCCATTGTTGTTTGCTTATCGTCATCAGGGCGTGAAGTGGGTCGTCAAAGACCGAGGTTTAGATGCAACATGACAGAAGAAGCCCGAGAAAGACTTCGAAATCTGCTGGAAGGCAACTAA
- the LOC122602394 gene encoding dihydrolipoyl dehydrogenase, mitochondrial-like: MAMANLVRRKTSDVIRYSFSLSNTSFSRGFTSSSGSDENDVVVIGGGPGGYVAAIKAAQLGFKTTCIEKRGALGGTCLNVGCIPSKALLHSTHMYHEAKTTFAKHGVKFDNVTVDLAEMMGQKDKAVSTLTKGIEGLFKKNKVTYVKGYGKFLSPSEVSVDNIDGGTTVVKGKNIIIATGSDVKGLPGITIDEKRIVSSTGALALTEIPKKLIVIGAGYIGLEMGSVWARLGSDVTVVEFAPNIVPAMDGEIRKQFQRSLEKQKMKFMLKTKVVAVDTSSDIIKLTIEPSAGGDQSVLEADVVLVSAGRNPYTSGLGLENIGVETDKIGRIPVDGRFTTNVKGVFAIGDVIPGPMLAHKAEEDAVACVEFIAGKEGHVDYDKVPGVVYTHPEVAYVGKTEEQVKELGISYSVGKFPMLGNSRAKSIDDAEGMVKIIAEKETDKVIGVHIMCSNAGELIHEAALALTYDASSEDIARTCHAHPTLSEAVKEAAMATYDKAIHI, from the exons atggcgATGGCGAATTTGGTAAGAAGGAAGACATCAGATGTAATCAGGTATTCATTTTCATTATCAAATACTAGTTTTTCTAGAGGCTTCACATCATCGTCGGGATCTGATGAAAACGACGTCGTTGTGATCGGCGGCGGTCCTGGTGGTTATGTGGCGGCTATCAAGGCCGCTCAGTTAGGGTTCAAAACTACCTGTATTGAGAAACGTGGTGCGTTAGGTGGTACTTGCCTCAACGTCGGTTGTATTCCGTCTAAG gCGCTTCTTCATTCAACTCACATGTACCATGAGGCCAAAACTACCTTTGCTAAGCATGGTGTTAAGTTTGATAATGTTACTGTTGATCTTGCTGAAATGATGGGCCAAAAAGACAAAGCCGTGTCGACTCTTACGAAAGGTATTGAAGGCCTatttaagaaaaacaaagtaACATATGTAAAGGGATACGGGAAGTTTCTTTCACCTTCAGAAGTTTCCGTTGACAACATTGACGGTGGCACCACCGTAGTGAAAGGAAAAAACATCATAATTGCCACTGGGTCTGATGTCAAAGGACTACCCGGGATCACGATTGatgaaaagagaattgtttcaTCTACCGGAGCTTTAGCTTTGACAGAAATCCCTAAAAAGTTGATTGTCATTGGGGCGGGTTACATAGGCTTGGAAATGGGGTCAGTGTGGGCTCGTCTTGGCTCAGATGTTACAGTTGTAGAGTTTGCACCTAATATTGTTCCGGCAATGGATGGTGAGATCAGAAAGCAATTCCAGCGGTCTCTagagaaacaaaaaatgaagtTCATGCTCAAAACAAAAGTGGTAGCAGTTGACACTTCATCCGACATTATCAAGTTAACCATTGAACCATCAGCTGGTGGTGATCAATCCGTGCTTGAGGCTGATGTTGTTCTTGTTTCAGCTGGCCGAAACCCATATACATCTGGACTTGGTTTGGAGAATATCGGTGTGGAGACCGACAAAATCGGTCGAATCCCAGTAGATGGTAGGTTCACGACAAATGTAAAGGGTGTTTTCGCCATTGGTGATGTTATTCCTGGGCCTATGTTGGCTCACAAAGCTGAAGAAGATGCTGTTGCGTGTGTGGAGTTCATTGCTGGCAAGGAAGGGCACGTAGACTATGATAAGGTGCCTGGTGTTGTTTACACACATCCTGAGGTGGCATATGTTGGAAAAACAGAGGAGCAGGTTAAGGAGCTTGGAATTTCTTACAGTGTAGGAAAATTTCCCATGTTGGGAAACAGTAGGGCTAAGTCGATTGATGATGCTGAAGGGATGGTGAAGATAATAGCCGAAAAAGAGACAGATAAGGTGATTGGTGTGCACATTATGTGCTCAAATGCCGGTGAGCTTATTCATGAAGCTGCTTTAGCGTTAACTTATGATGCATCAAGTGAGGATATTGCACGCACGTGTCATGCTCACCCTACATTGAGCGAGGCTGTGAAAGAGGCCGCCATGGCAACTTATGACAAGGCCATTCACATATAG
- the LOC122610755 gene encoding dihydrolipoyl dehydrogenase, mitochondrial-like codes for MAMANIATRKAKNILNISSDALRYCYSFSLSSSSTTSFSRGFASSSGSDENDVVVIGGGPGGYVAAIKAAQLGLKTTCIEKRGALGGTCLNVGCIPSKALLHSSHMYHEAKTSFAKHGVTFDNVDIDVAAMMGQKNKAVSTLTKGIEGLFKKNKVTYVKGYGKFLSPSEVSVDTIDGGTTVVKGKNIIIATGSDVKGLPGITIDEKRIVSSTGALALTEVPKKLVVIGAGYIGLEMGSVWGRLGSEVTVVEFAPDIVPSMDGEIRKQFQRSLEKQKMKFMLKTKVVAVDTSTDIVKLTLEPSAGGEQTILEADVVLVSAGRTPFTSGLGLENIGVETDKIGRIPVDGRFTTNVKGVFAIGDVIPGPMLAHKAEEDGVACVEYIAGKEGHVDYDKVPGVCYTHPEVASVGKTEEQVKQLGIAYRVGKFPMLGNSRAKSIDDAEGLVKIIAEKETDKIIGVHIMCSNAGELIHEAALALTYGASSEDIARTCHAHPTLSEAVKEAAMATYDKAIHI; via the exons atggcgATGGCAAATATAGCAACAAGGAAGGCCAAAAACATCTTAAACATATCATCAGATGCACTGAGGTACTGCTATTCCTTCTCATTATCATCATCCTCTACCACTAGTTTTTCTAGAGGCTTCGCATCCTCTTCAGGATCTGATGAAAACGACGTCGTCGTCATCGGCGGCGGTCCCGGTGGTTACGTGGCGGCCATCAAAGCCGCTCAGCTAGGGCTCAAAACTACCTGTATTGAAAAACGTGGTGCCTTAGGTGGTACCTGCCTCAACGTTGGCTGTATTCCTTCCAAG GCACTTCTCCATTCTTCTCACATGTACCATGAGGCCAAAACTAGTTTTGCTAAGCATGGTGTGACCTTTGATAACGTTGATATCGATGTTGCTGCCATGATGGGCCAAAAAAATAAAGCCGTGTCGACTCTCACCAAAGGTATCGAAGGCcttttcaagaaaaacaaagtGACTTATGTCAAGGGCTACGGGAAGTTCCTCTCTCCCTCTGAAGTTTCTGTTGACACCATTGACGGTGGCACCACCGTTGTGAAAGGCAAAAACATCATCATTGCCACTGGATCTGATGTCAAAGGACTACCCGGGATTACAATTGATGAGAAGAGGATTGTATCATCAACTGGAGCTTTAGCTCTGACAGAAGTCCCCAAGAAGCTGGTTGTTATCGGGGCAGGCTACATAGGCTTGGAGATGGGGTCAGTCTGGGGCCGTCTTGGCTCAGAAGTCACGGTTGTTGAATTCGCACCCGACATCGTCCCGTCAATGGATGGTGAGATCCGCAAGCAATTTCAAAGGTCACTCGAGAAGCAAAAGATGAAGTTCATGCTCAAAACAAAAGTGGTAGCAGTTGACACTTCAACCGACATTGTGAAATTGACCCTCGAACCATCAGCCGGTGGTGAACAGACTATACTTGAGGCAGATGTTGTTCTTGTCTCTGCAGGTCGAACCCCGTTTACATCTGGGCTCGGTTTGGAGAACATTGGTGTAGAAACTGACAAAATTGGCCGAATCCCAGTAGATGGAAGGTTTACTACAAATGTAAAGGGTGTTTTCGCCATCGGTGATGTCATTCCGGGGCCTATGTTGGCCCACAAGGCTGAAGAAGATGGTGTTGCATGTGTGGAATACATTGCAGGCAAAGAAGGGCATGTAGACTATGATAAGGTACCTGGTGTTTGTTACACACATCCTGAGGTGGCTTCTGTGGGAAAGACAGAAGAGCAAGTGAAGCAGCTTGGGATTGCATACAGAGTCGGGAAGTTTCCGATGTTGGGAAACAGTCGAGCTAAGTCAATTGATGACGCGGAAGGATTAGTGAAGATTATAGCCGAAAAGGAGACGGATAAGATAATCGGTGTTCACATTATGTGTTCAAATGCGGGTGAGCTCATCCATGAGGCTGCTTTAGCCTTAACTTATGGTGCATCAAGTGAGGATATTGCCCGCACATGCCACGCGCATCCTACATTGAGCGAGGCCGTGAAGGAGGCTGCCATGGCTACCTATGATAAGGCGATTCATATATAG